The Syngnathus typhle isolate RoL2023-S1 ecotype Sweden linkage group LG1, RoL_Styp_1.0, whole genome shotgun sequence genome includes a window with the following:
- the LOC133151004 gene encoding C-type lectin domain family 4 member F-like, translating to MDSMELDECGYLTKNLTMQGLVTEVNFQQRQKSSRCITVCLGLLCAVLLAGNIGQFINYEVLPGFSTESQAKSNHQTQETDHHLYKNSSPTDRAHVYTNTLEVMLKNLTTDKDQLQTNYDSLVSDRDHLLGSKMVLTDERDELRANFQSVKQEHDKLQTNYSLLNRENAVLHTLNSALRTDKDQLWASYRSLVQQKDQLQTSYNSLVKEQEGFRTPVAAERAELKSHLNKLEKEKDQLQTTYESLVKEKDELQTGYNFLMTERELLVTNKTNVTAERDDFKSRFENLKNEKDQLQRSQSSLRKDKDLLQVSYDSLVQEKDHLQASKTTLSAERDLLGSRLDSLKNEKDQLQRNYSSVRSQKDQLRASYESLLKEKELLQTSYNSLGKEKQILLTSKTTLATERDQCMSRFNDLKSEKDRLVRSYSSLGSEKDELQNRYASLAHETQILMTNKTRMAAERDVVKSIYNDIKKDRDHLQRDYTLLEADRDRLERNYTVLSINSRMCQIRNSLLQRPKTHGDCNTVRVENEQLRINQSSLETQKYALQKTVDKMTTKMSTMLCGVGWKKFASNCYFLSTLSKSWAESRQDCINRGGDLVVINNREEQTFLNGLLGHALHAWIGLSDHIKEGTWIWVDGTNLTIAFWQNGQPNNFRNQDCGEIQGKSFLSFGAWNDDSCSLEQRWICEN from the exons ATGGATTCTATGGAACTTGATGAATGCGGCTATTTAACAAAGAATTTAACGATGCAGGGGCTCGTCACTGAAG TGAACTTTCAACAAAGACAAAAGTCATCCAGATGCATCACTGTGTGTCTTGGTTTGCTGTGCGCTGTCCTACTGGCCGGTAACATTGGGCAATTTATCAACT ATGAGGTATTGCCTGGTTTTTCAACAGAGAGCCAAGCTAAATCCAACCACCAGACTCAAGAGACAGATCACCATCTCTACAAGAATAGCTCTCCCACTGACAGAGCCCATGTCTATACAAACACGCTTGAGGTGATGTTGAAAAACCTGACAACAGACAAAGACCAGTTGCAGACCAACTACGATTCTTTGGTATCAGACAGAGATCACCTTCTCGGCAGCAAAATGGTTTTGACTGACGAAAGAGATGAGTTGAGGGCCAATTTCCAGAGTGTGAAGCAGGAGCATGATAAGTTGCAGACCAATTACAGTCTCCTAAATAGAGAGAATGCTGTGTTACATACCCTAAATAGTGCTCTGAGGACAGACAAAGACCAGTTATGGGCTAGTTATAGATCCCTCGTTCAGCAGAAAGACCAGTTACAAACCAGCTACAATTCCCTCGTTAAAGAGCAGGAAGGTTTTCGAACTCCTGTGGCTGCTGAAAGGGCTGAGTTGAAGTCCCACCTCAACAAACTAGAAAAGGAGAAAGACCAATTACAGACCACTTATGAATCTCTTGTTAAAGAGAAAGATGAGTTACAGACCGGTTACAACTTCCTCATGACAGAGAGAGAGCTTTTGGTCACtaataaaacaaatgtgactGCAGAAAGAGATGACTTCAAATCGCGCtttgaaaatttaaaaaatgagaaAGACCAGTTGCAACGCAGTCAGTCTTCACTGAGGAAGGACAAAGACCTGTTACAGGTCAGTTATGACTCCCTGGTTCAAGAGAAAGATCACCTTCAGGCGAGTAAAACCACCTTGTCCGCTGAAAGAGATCTGTTGGGGTCTCGCTTGGACAGTCTGAAAAATGAGAAAGATCAGTTACAACGCAATTACTCTTCAGTGAGAAGCCAGAAAGACCAGTTACGGGCCAGTTATGAATCCCTTCTAAAAGAAAAGGAGCTGTTACAAACCAGCTACAATTCACTCGGTAAAGAGAAACAGATCCTCCTGACAAGTAAAACCACATTGGCAACTGAAAGAGATCAGTGCATGTCCCGCTTTAATGATCTGAAAAGCGAGAAAGATCGGCTAGTACGCAGTTACTCCTCATTGGGAAGCGAGAAAGATGAGTTACAGAACCGCTACGCATCCCTGGCTCACGAGACACAAATACTAATGACCAATAAAACCAGAATGGCTGCTGAGAGAGATGTGGTAAAGTCCATCTACAACGATATTAAAAAGGACAGAGACCATTTACAGAGAGATTATACTTTGCTGGAGGCTGACAGGGACCGACTGGAAAGAAATTACACAGTGCTGAGCATAAATAGTAGGATGTGTCAGATCAGGAACAGTCTGCTGCAAAGACCAAAAACTCACGGTGACTGCAACACTGTACGTGTTGAAAACGAGCAGCTCCGCATAAATCAAAGCAGCCTGGAGACACAAAAGTACGCGCTTCAGAAGACAGTGGACAAGATGACCACCAAGATGAGTA CCATGCTCTGTGGGGTCGGTTGGAAGAAGTTTGCTAGCAACTGTTACTTTTTGTCAACCTTGAGTAAGAGCTGGGCTGAAAGCAGACAGGACTGCATCAACAGAGGAGGCGATTTGGTTGTCATCAACAACAGAGAGGAACAG ACATTCCTTAATGGTTTATTGGGGCATGCCCTGCACGCATGGATTGGTCTGAGTGATCATATCAAGGAGGGAACGTGGATTTGGGTGGATGGGACCAACCTCACTATAGC ATTCTGGCAGAATGGCCAGCCTAACAACTTCCGGAACCAGGACTGTGGTGAAATCCAGGGCAAATCATTTCTATCGTTTGGAGCCTGGAACGATGACAGCTGTTCCCTTGAACAACGATGGATTTGTGAGAACTGA